The DNA window GAACAGGAGTTGACGCTCGAAACGCTGGAACTGTTCGGCGAGATGTACATGACGCTCTCGCTGTTTCCCCTGTTGCTCATCATCATCCTCGTCATCATGAGCATGCTCGGAAAGGCACAGGAGATGCTGCTCTACGGAACGGTGTACGCCCTGATTCCGCTCACCGGCGTCGGCTTTCTCGTGCTCGTCTCGACCGTGAAACAGGACGAGGTGGGGGACGGCTTCCTCGACTCCGGCGACGGCGGCGACCGCCTCGAAACGGTCTCCGGGGCGGGACTCCTCCACCTCGGCCTCGTCGAGGAGTTCGTCGGCGAGTTCTCCGTCTTCGACCGAATCAAAAGCCAAGAGGGAACGCACACCACCCTCGAACTGCTGAAACGGCCGCACGTCTTCTTCCGCGACAACCCGCTGTACGTCCTCGGCATCACGCTCCCGACCTCGATGGTGCTGGTCGCCAGCGCGGTGTGGACGGGGACGGTGGCCTCGTCCGTCGAGGGGTTGCGGGCGAACCCGACGTGGACGACGTTCGTCTACGTCTACATCCCGCTGTACGTGAACGGGGTCCCGCTCGCCGTCTTCCGCGAGTGGAACGTCCGGTCGCGCCACAAGGTGATTCGAAAGCTCTCGGACGACCTGCGTAAGCTGTCGAGCGCGAACGACACCGGTCTGACGCTGCTCGAATCCGTCAAGAACGTGGCCGAAACGTCCTCGGGGAAACTCGCCGACGAGTTCGACCGGATTCACGCCAAGGTCGAATACGGCATGGGCATGAAAGCGGCGCTCATCGAGTTCAACAACCGATACCACATTCCGCGACTCGCCCGAACGGTGAAACTCATCAGCAAGGCACAGGAGGCGTCGAGCCAGATTACGGCGGTTCTGACGACGGCGGCGCAGACGAGCGAGAATCAGGACGACATCGCGCGGGAGCGCCGCTCCCGCGCCCGCATGCAGGTCGTCATCATCATCATGACGTACCTCACCCTGCTCGCGGTGATGGCGATTTTGAAGACCCAGTTCCTCGACGTGATGGCGAACCTCTCGGCGAGTGCGGGCGGAAACGGCGCGTCCGGAGCGAGCATGAGTTCGTCCGGCATGAGTTTCGGCGACGGCATCGATACCGAGACGCTCTCGATGCTCTTTTTCCACGCGGTGACGATACAAGCCATCCTCTCGGGATTCATCAGCGGCTACATCCGCGACGCCGACCTCCTGTCGGGCGTCAAATTCTCGGTCGCGCTGGCGACGACCGCGCTCGGAGTTTGGGTGGTGGTCGGCTGACGATGGACGACAGAGGCCAGACGCTGAACGACTACGTGCTCGGCATCAGCGTCTTCCTGCTGACGGTGGCGTTCGTCGTCGCGTTCCTGCCGGGTATCTTCACCCCGTTCAACGCACCGATTGGCGATTCGACCACCGCTCGGGCGAGCCGCGGCGCGACGTTCATCGTCGGGAACCTCTCCGTCGATGGTCACCCGAACGTGCTCGACCAGGCTCGGACCGCGACGTTCTTCCAGCGGAACGAAACCGAACTCCGCGAGACGCTCGGCTTCCCGCGGACGACGGACGTCAACGTCACCGTCGTCGAGGAGGCGACGCGAACCGTCGCGTGGACCGCGGGCGACGCGCCAGGCGAGCACCCGACTGCCGCGACGGGCCGGGTCGTGCGAATCGGCGCGAAAACCTACCGACTGACGGTGAGAGTATGGTAGACGACAGGGGGCAGGCGTACACGCTGGAAGGGTTCGTCGGCGCGCTCGTCGTGTTGACCGCGCTGCTCTTCGTCTTTCAGTCCATCGTGCTGACGCCGACGACGGCGGGGACGGTGGACCAAGACGTGAAAGCACAACTCCGGGTGCAGGCGAACGACGCGCTTCGAACCGCCGACACCGACGGCGCGCTTCGAAACCTCACCCGCTACTGGAACGCGAGCGGCGGGTTCGCTTACACGAACGGAACCGACGTGGGATACGGAACTCACCCGCCGTGTGCCCCGACCGTCTCGCCGGACGGGACGTGCGATTCGTTCGGCGAGACGCTCCGCGACGTGTTCACCGCCCGCGGCTACACGTACAACCTCTACGTGACCTACCAGCTGGCGAGCGACCCGACGGAAACCGCCACGGAGCGCGTCGTCTACCGCGGGGTTCCGTCGGCGAACGCGGTGACGGCCACCCGCGACGTGGTTCTGTACGACGACCAGCGGTTGACCGCGCCGGAGGACGCCGGAAACGCGACGCTCGAAGCGCTCGGCTCCGGTGGGTTCTACGCGCCCGACGCCAGCGATGGCGTCGTCTACAACGTCGTGGAGGTGCGGTTGGTCGTATGGTAGCCGACGCCGAACGACGAGGCCTCCGCGGCGACGACCGGGGACAACTCATCCTCGTCGGAGCAGTCGTCATCGCCATCGCGCTGGTCGGCGTGGTCGTCGTCCTCAACAGCGTCCTCTACGCGGAGAACGTCGCCAATCGGGAGCCGATTTCGGCCACGCAAGACGTGCGGGACGCACAGACGCTCGTTCGGGAGGACGTCGGCTCGCTGGTCCGGCGGGTGAACGACGACGCGCGATACGACTCGCCGAGCGCGGTCCGAACCGCCGTCAACGGGAGCGTCGCGGAGTACGGGACGCTCATCGGGCTTCGAATCGCCCGGCGCTCTCCGGCGTCGCTGAACCTCTCCGTCACCGACGAAACGGTCGGGACCGGCATCGAACAGGATTCCGGCGGCAACTTCTCGGACGCGGGCGACGGGAGCAACTGGACGGTCGCGCGCAACGCGGACGTTCGGCGGTACGTCGCCACGGTGAACCGGTCGTCGCTCTCGACCGACCCCGACACGGCCTTCGCGGTGACGACGACCGACGGAGCCGCCGACTGGACGCTTTCCGTCTACCGAAACGGGACGAACGTCGTCGTCCGAACGAACGGCTCCGCGACGCCGACGGCGAGTTGTCCGGTCGCCGCGGAGCGCGTTCGAATCGACCTCCGAAACGGCTCGGCGGGTGGATGCTCGTTCACGTTCGCCGACGGCGTGGGCGACGGCTACGACGTCGAGTACCGGAACGGCGTGAACGCGAGCGGGAACTACTCCATCGTCCTCAACGGGACCGACGCGACGATTCCCTCCGGGGCGGTGCACACCGGTTCCTCGGCGTCGCCGTATCGAACGTACGTCGTCTACGACTTCGCGGTGCGGTTGACCTACGCGACGCCGGGACTGACCTACGGAACGCGGATACACACCACCCTCTACGAACCATGATTCCGACGCGACTCACGGCGGACGACCGGGCGGTCTCGACAACGGTCACGTACGTCCTGACGATGGCCATCACCGCGGTGCTCCTCGGCGGACTCATCACCGCCGCCGGGGGTCTCGTGGAGAACCAGCGAACGCAAGCGGTGCGGAACGAACTCGGCGTCGTCGGCGAGCGGATGGCGGGCGAGTTGACGAGCGTTGACGTCCTCGTGCAGGCGGGCGACGACCCCGCGGTTCGACTGCGGGCGCGCCACCCCGAACAGGTCGCGGGGAGGTACTACGCGGTCGAACTCGTGACCGGCGGGACGCCGCCGTGTTCCACCCAGCAGTGTCTCGTCCTCTCGACCGACGACGTGACCGTGACGGTGCCGTTCGCCACTGCGACGCCCGTGCAACCGGGGCGGGTGTCCGGCGGCACCGTCGTCATCGAATACGACGCGGTGAACGGAACGCTCGGGGTGACGAAACCATGACGTTCGACGAACGGGGCGTGAGCGAGGTGCTGGGGTTCATCTTCATCTTCTCGATAATCGTCGCGTCGGTCGGTATCCTCTACGTCAGCGGGGTCGGGTCGCTGACGAGCGCTCGAAACGCGGAACAGTCGCGGAACGCCCAGCGAGCGTTTTCAGCGCTGGCGACGACGTTCGACGACCTGCAACGCGGTCGTGCGCCCGCCCGCGCCGGTGAGATTCGTCTGTCGGGCGGGTCGCTTTCGGTCGAGAACGAGACGGAGCTTCGCGTCGTAGTCGACCAGACGAGTCCGTCCGCGGTGACGCTCAACCGAACGCTGTCGCACGGGTCGCTCGTCTACTCGTTCGACGGGAGCGTCGTTCGGTACGAAGCGGGAGCCGTCTTCGGTCGGAGCGACGGCGGAAGCGTCACCCTCCGCCCTCCGGCGTTCGCGTGCGGTCCCGACCGGGCGTTCGTCTCGTCGGTGTCGGTCGTCGGTGCGGGGGGACCGTCCGCGCTTCGCACGGACGGGTCCGTGCTCCTCGTCGGACGAACCGCGTCGAAGGAACTGGTCTTCCCGACCGACTCGACGCCACAGGACGCGGCGCAAGCCACGACGGTCAGGATAACCGTCGCGTCGTCGCCGGACGACGCGGCGTGGCGTCGGTACTTCGAGGGTACCGGCTGGTCGAAAAACGGGTCGTGGTACGAATGTCACACCCGACGGGCGGTCGTCCGCGAGACGACCGTCGCGTTCTCCGTCCGGGACTGACAATTCCCATCGCGTTTTTCGTTTACAAGCGGTTTTCACCCGTCGGCTCGCTCGATGGTGACCTGATTCATCGTCACGTGGATGCGGAAGTCCTCGGGTTCGCCGACGCTGCCGTCCTCGTGAATCGAGATGAGGACCACCGCGTCGTTGTAATCGGGATCGCCGCTGCCGCATTTCCCCGTCCCGATGTCGTCGGTGGTGGCGTCGGGACAGGAGAGTTCGTACACCAACACGAACTCGTTCGGGTCGAGGTCGAGGTAGCCGGTGTCGTTGATGCGGCCGCCGAGCATCTGGGACATGTTCCGCTGTTCGGGGTTCGCGGAGCCGTAGCCCGGCACCGCCATCCCGTCCGAGAGGAGCACGACGTTCCCCTCGTTCGTCCCCGTTCCATCGGCTTCGACGACGATGTTGGTCATCAGCGACCCTTCGTAGTCGGTCCGGTAGGATTCCCAGACGTAATCGTACCGCTCCCCGCCGGACTCGTACTGGTTGAGCCGCTTCGTCGCCGACGAACCCCAATCGACGGAGCCGATACCGTACGCGGTCCCCTCCACGCTGATGACGTCGCCCGCGGTCACGTTCTCGGAGAAGTGATAGTGCTCGCCGTTGGTCGGGTCGTTGATATCGTGTCTGATGACGTCCGTCGGCCCGACGCCATCGCCCCACGGCTCGTACGTGTCGTCGCCGACGTTGATGCGCATGTTGATGGGAGCGTTGCGCTTCGTGCCGTGGACCTCCCACTCGCCGGTCGTGTCGTTTTGGACCCAGTTCAGGTTGCCCCCGGAGGAGATTTCGGTCCCGAGAACGTCCACGCTGACCGAGGCGTTTCGTTGGGTGCTGACGCTGTTGTCGTCGCTTTCGGCCGTCGAACCGCTCAGAATAACCGTCAGGGACGCGGTTTCGTTCGCGTCGTCCACTGCCACGGTCCCACCATCGACGTGGGTTCGGAAAAAGTCGGCCCACGCCCGGTAGTAGTCGCTCTCGACGGTGAGCGTCGCGTTGTCCGGCGGGGTACACCGCGGGGCGTCGAACGTCTCGCGGAACGCCTCGCTGTCGGCGCGGGACGCCGTGACGTTCTTCGTCGCGCGGAGTCGCTCGACGGGACCGCTGGCGGACCCGGTGACGTTCACCAACTGAAAACTGAAGGTGCCGTTCCGGTACTGCATGTCCGGCGGCGAAATCATGACGCTCCCGTTTTCGGTTCGTTTCCAGACGCCGCCCGCCTGATACGCGACGACTTCGCCGTCCGCGCCGTGATACTCGATGGCACCGAATTCGATTCGCCTGCTACACGCCGGGTTCGACCCGTTCACGAGCGAGATGGTCATCGCCCCGTCGTTCGTGACTTCGACGTTCCCGTCCTGTCCGCCGAAATCGAGGATGTGCTCGTCGTTCGTTCCGAAGGCGACTTGGCTCAATCTGGCGTCCGCCTCCCGCATCGCGTGCTCCGCGTTCTGCACGCCGACCGTCCCCCGAATCTGATGAACGGCCGACGACCCGATGAGGAGGACCCCGACGACGGAAACCGTCACCAATCCGATCATCAAAACGACACCGATGAGCGGGGACTGCCCACGGCGATTTTTCGATTGTATGTCCGATTTCCGATGTGTCATCATTTCGTTTTCCACTTCGAAACTGCATAAATCTATACCAAACAGTCAATAGAAACGAATGGTTGGGGATCGGACGGGACGTGCGAGATTCCCTCAGAAGTCGGCGATTCGTTCGTTGTGGTAGCGGAGAAACTCGCTACCGACGGCGTGGCCCTTTCGAACGGTCAGGGTGTCCCCCACGGACCCGTCGTACGCGTGGTCCAGTTCGTGGGTTTTCGGGTCGATTCGGAGCAACCCGTAGTCCAAATCGCGGTGATGGTTGGGGCAGACGACGAGGAGGTTCTCCGGCATGTCCGGGCCGAAATGGGGGCCACCGAGCGGTTCGATGTGGTGCGCTTCCGCGTAGCCCTCGGTTCGGCTTCGTCGGCGGCGAGTCCCACAGAGCTGACACTCGTAGTCGTAGCGCTCCTTGAGTCGTTCGACTACCTTCCGGTTTCTCGTAACCGTCTCGACGGTCCGTCGGACCCGCTCCGGGTCGTCGGTTCCCTCGGGGAGTTCGGCGGGGGCATCCGGCCTCGCATCGGCGATACGGTCGAACTCGGCGGCGTCGATGTCCGCGAGGTCGAGCGACGCGATTTGGTAGCGCCCCGTGTCGTCCACGAACTCGATTTCGTCGCGGTCACGGAGTTGCTGGAGGATTTGCCGAACCTTCGCCTCGGGATGGTCGTTCCCCGGAAATCGCGTCCGGAGGTGGTCGATGCTGTTCGCGTACACCTCGTCGAGGGTGAAGACGGAACTCCCGGTGTGCGTGCGATGCCGTGCGAGCTCGACGCGAACGGCGTTCCGCCACGTGACCATGCCGCGGTGAACGGATCGGTGGTATATAGATCCTGTCACTCCTCGAACGATTGCGAAACGCGACGGAGGACGAATTCGAAACGCGACGAACCGCGATTCCGTCGAACGAAGATAATCGAGGACAAAATTGATGTTTAAACAACAAATATGTCGTGATATGGTCCTCGAAAACGGCTGGACGGTGTACGACAAACTGGCTGGCGTGTTCGCGCTCGTCCTCATGACGGGTTACTACCTCGTACCTGTTCAAAGCGCGGTCGTGGCGGCGTTCGACGTCGTTCTCGCTCCGTTCGCGGCGCTCGTTCCCGCCTCGGTGTTCCTGTTCGGGTTGGCCGGTGCGACCGGACTGTACTCGACGACTCTTCAGCTCCTCCTCCGAGATTCCGACGCGATGGAGCGATTACAGGAGCGGATGAAAACTCTGCAGGAGAAACTGCAGTCCCCGCCGGACGGCGACGATGCGGGGGCTCTCGAAGACGACCAACGCGAACTGATGCGGTCGTGGGTGGCGATGCTGAAACTACAGTTCCGTCCCTTGGTGTGGAGCATGTTGCTCACGATACCGGTGTTCCTATGGATTCGCTGGGCGATGGCGAATCCCGCGGCGGCGACGGTTCCGGTTGCGCTCTCGCTCCCCGTCGTCGGGCACGTCGCGCTGACCGCCACCCTCGTCGGGCCGGTGGAGGTCTGGCTCGTCTGGTATCTCGGCGGATCGATGTCGTTCAGTTTCGTCTCGCGGCGCGTGCTGTCGCGCGTCCTCGCGTGACCGGAGGAGGACGGACGACGAACGACGAGCGAACGGAAACCGGGACCGGAATTCCTCCACACCCCAACCCGGCGAACCGCCTACGACGGCATGATGACCGCACGCCCCTCGATTTCGCCGTGTTCGAGTTTTTCGGCGACGGTGTTGATGTCGTCGAGGCCGTACCTCGTCGTGTGCAGCGTGACGTCGCCGCGTTCGACGAGTTTGACCAGTTCCTGTAGCTCCGTGTACTTGCCCACCAGCGTTCCGCGGTAGGCGAACTCGCCGTCCACGAGCGACTGGGACGGTTCGTGGATGTGGCCGCCGTAGCCGACGACGTGGTGGTCGCCGCCGGGGGCAACGATGTCCGGGGCGTAGCCAGTCGTCTCGTCCGCGCCCACGAAGTCGATGACTTGCTCGGCACCCGCTCCGTCGGTGATGTCCGCGATGGTGTCGGGGACGTCCTCCGAACTCGGGTCCACCGTGTGGTGTGCGCCGAGTCCGTCGGCCAAGTCGCGGGCGTCCTCCTTCACGTCGAGGGCCGTGATTTCGACGGCGCTCATCGCGTCCAGACACTGGAGGCCGATGTGGCCCAGTCCGCCGACGCCGATGACGACGGCGTGGTCGCCGGGGTTGAGTTCTCGGGTGGCCTTCTTGACCGCGTGGTAGGCCGTGATTCCCGCGTCCGCGTGGGGCGCGATGTCCACGGGGTCCACCCCGTCGGGGAGCGGGATGACCGCCCGCTCGTTGGTCAGCAGGTATTCGGCGAATCCGCCGTCGGTCGTCAGGCCGGGGAACTGGACGTTCTCGCAGTACATGTCCTCGCCGAGGCGGCACTGACGGCACTGGCCGCACGTCATCACCGGATGGCAGATAACCGTGTCACCCTCCTCGACGGTGTGGACCTCGCCGCCGACTTCGACCACCTCCCCGGCGTTCTCGTGCCCGAGCGTCATCGGGAGGTCCTGGTCCACGTACTCCGTCCACATCCCCTCGATGACGTGGTTGTCGGTCTGACACCACCCCGCGCCTTTGACTTCGACCACGACGTGATTCGACCGACTCGGCTCCGGGCGGTCTACCTCGTCGATGCTGAGCGCGTGTTCCATATCCTCGGTGTACTCGTGCAGGCGTGCGGCTTCCATGGCGCGTAGAATAACCGTCGAATTACGCATAAATATTCGTGCACTACTCAATCCGGATATGTGTTTGGGCGCACATATTACATAATTGTAAATGACTGTTATGTGCTAGCAAGCCGTCCATGGGGTCGATATGTACCGCGGAACCGGAGACGGCCAATGGGAGAACGAGGAGGATGTGTTCGTCATCGACTCCCACATTCACTTTTGGGACGCGAGCGAAGAAAACATCATCCACGAGGGCGGCGAGCAGTTCATCCGGTGTTTTTACGATTATCACGCCGGATTCACGCCCGCGGAACGCGAGTGGACGCTGGAGGAGTACCGGAAATACTCGCAAGAGCGCATGATAGAGGACCTGTTCGGCAACGGTGCGGTCGATATGGGAATCTTCCAACCCACGCACTTGGAGGAGTTCTACGACGAGGGGTTCAACACGGTCGATAGGAACGCCGACTTCGCTGACGAACACGAGGACCGCTTCATCGTCAACGGTCGCTTCGACCCCCGCGAGGGTGAGGAGGGACTGCGGGAACTCGAACGCCAGAAGGAGGAGTTCGACATCCAAGGCGTGAAACTCTACACCGCCGAGTGGCTCGGCGATTCGAAGGGTTGGCGACTCGACAGCGAGGAGTCCTTCGAGTTCTTGGAGAAGTGCGCCGAGTTGGGTATCGAGAACATCCACCCGCACAAGGGACCGACGATTCGGCCGCTGAACAAGGACGCCTTCGACGTGAAGGACGTGGACGACGCCGCCACGTCGTTCCCGGACCTCAACTTCGTCGTCGAACACGTCGGGCTGCCGCGGCTGGACGACTTCTGTTGGCTGGCCGCCCAAGAACCCAACGTGTACGGCGGGTTGGCGGTGGCCGCGCCGATGGCACAGAACCGCCCGCGGAAGTTCGGCGAAATCATGGGCGAACTGCTCTACTGGCTCGGCGAGGACCGCCTGCTGTTCGGGAGCGACTACGCGCTGTGGAACCCCGACTGGCTGGTCGAGACGGTGATGAACGCGGAACTGACGGACGACCAGAAGGACGAGTACGGGGTGGAGTTGACGCCCGAAGTCATGCGCAAAATCATGGGCGAGAACGCCGCCCAGTTGTACGACATCGACATCGAGGAGAAAAAGCGTCAGTTCCGCGAGGACGCCATCACCGAACAGTTCGGCTTGGAAACCCACTACGAGACGACGGACTCCACGGCGGCCGACTAACGATGTCCGCGGACGATTCGAACTCCGACGGTTCGGAGCGAGACGGCGGACGGAATCCGACCCGCGCGGCCGTCCGGTCGGCGCTCGCCGAGGTGACCGACCCCGAACTCGACCGGTCCATCGTCGAACTCGAATACATCGACGACATCGCCATCGAACCCGGCGAACCGACGGACCTCGATAGCGCCGGGGAATACGGTAGAATCGGGAAATACGACGGAATCGGGGACCTCGACGGAACCGGGGACCTCGACGGAAGCGACGAGTCCGGCGCGCACGTCGAGGTGAGCTTCACGCTGCCGACGGCGTGGTGTTCACCGGCCTTCGCGTGGATGATGGCCATCGACGGGCGCGAGGCCGTCGAGTCGCTGCCGGGCGTCGCCCGCTGTGAGATGCACCTGAACGACCACATGCACGCCCGCGAGGTCACGGAGGGGGTCAACGGCGGTCGAGGCTTCGAGGAGACGTTCCCCGACGCCGACGGCGGAATCGAGGCGACCCGCGCGACCCTCGACTCGAAGGCTCGACTCGCGCGCCAGTACGTCGCCGTCGAGGCGCTGTTGGCGGCGGGGGTGACCCACGAGCAAATCGCGGCGATGTCTCGCGGGGACTGTCACCGTCTCCCCGGCGGGGAGTCCGTCGCCATCGACGTGCGGGGCGGCGCGCTCGCGGTCGTGGTGGACGCCGACCCGCTGGACCGGTATCTGGCAAAGGCCGAGCGAGTCGGCTGTTTCGCCGACGGCGACGACCGCCTCTTTCGGACGCCGGAGGGCGACCCCATCGACCCGGACCGGGGCGAACTCGTCCACCGGCGCGCGCGGCTCGCCCGGGTGAACATGGACGGTCAAGGCGGCGTCTGTGCCGCCCTTCACGAGGCGCGTCGTTCCGAATCAGCGCGTCGGTAGCCGGGTCTGTCGGGCGCGTTCACAGACCTCCGCTTCGAGGTCCAGCAAGCGTCGCTTCGTCGCGGTCCCGTCAGCCGCCGAATAGCCCTTCAGCGACCCGTCGCTCCCCACGACGCGGTGACAGGGAACCACCAACGGGACGGGGTTTCGACCGCACGCTTGCCCGACGGCGATGGGTGTCGTATCGAGGGCCGTGGCGAGTTCGCCGTACGTCCGCGTTTCTCCGTACGGTATGTCGGCCATCGCGCTCATCACGGTCCCGGTCATCCCGTCGGGAAGGGTGACGCGGAGGTCGAAATCCAGGCGGTCGCCCGATTCGTACTCTCGTATCTGGTCCCGGATTTCGTCGCTCGATTCCGCGACGAGCGACTCGTCGATGTCGATTGTAGTCTCGAAAATATTGACGTTCATGACTGTGTGTTCGATTCGTCCGTGATCCTCGAAGGTCGTCGGAACGGATAACCCCTCACCTCGGACTGAAACTGATAATCCGTCCGAAGCCGACCTCGACCCCGATCCTGACCCCGACCCCGACCGTCTCCGCGACGTACTCGACATCGAGCGACACGACTCTCCCAGATATTAATTACTCTTACTAGAAATAATAATTAAGTACTAAAAGATATGATTAAAATTGTCGTCGGTGGACGGCCGAGACCCGCCTGCATGTGGCAGTCAGTCGGGTGAGCGGTGGCCACCGGCGCAGTGGAGAGACCATGAATACTGACGAGTCAAGCGAATCGACGGGCGACGGCGTAGCGAACGGCGAACGAACGACGGGCGGATTTCATCGTCGGCAGTTCCTGAGTACCGCGGCGGTCGCACTCGGTGGCGCGTTCGCCACCGGCACCGCGAGTGCGGCCTCGAACGACGTCCACACCGAGGCGTTCGACGGGAACGACTGGACGCTTAGCTGGCGCGACGAGTTCGATGCCGGGTACATCGACACCGGCATCTGGAACTTCGAGACCGGGAACAACAACGGGTGGGGGAACAACGAACTCCAGTACTATCGGAGCAATAACGCGTGGACCGAGAACGGTCACCTCGTCATCGAGGCTCGCGAGGAGCAGTACGGCGGGTGTGATTACACCTCCGCGCGGATGACGACCCAAGGCAAGTACAACAAGCAGTACGGGCGGGTGGACGTGCGCGCCAAACTTCCGTACGGACAGGGCATCTGGCCCGCCATCTGGATGCTCGGGTCCGACATCGGGTCGGTCGGCTGGCCCGACTGCGGCGAAATAGACATCATGGAACTCATCGGCTCCGACCCGGACACCGTTCACGGAACCGTCCACGGTCCCGACTCCGGCGGGGCGGGCGTCGGCGGGTCCTACAGCCAAAGCAACTGGTTCTCGGACGCCTACCACACGTTCACGCTGACGTGGTACCCCGACGCCATCAAGTTCTTCGTGGACGGTCAGCAGTTCTTCGTGACCACGCTGTACGACGCGCAGAACGCGGGCCGAGAGTGGGTGTTCGACGACGGACCGTTCTTCTTCCTGCTCAACGTCGCCGTCGGCGGGGACTGGCCCGGCGCGCCGGACGCCAGCACGCAGTTCCCCCAGCGCATGGAGGTTGATTACATCCGAGTCTACGACTGGGTGTGAGCAGGCGCGAGGCGTTTCGGAGAGCGTCGGAGACGGTCGAATGCTATCTTTTTCGGGGCCGTGCGAACGGCAGGGCGCTCATTCATCCCCCTTCGAAGCACCCGGCGTAATTCCCGAAGCGACCGGACAACCACAGGGCTGGCATGCGTGACTGTCCGGCCCGCGCGTCACGACCAGCAGGACGGGCGCGCCACAGCGCGGACAGTCGGGGAACGGTTCTCGGGGCGAATCGTCCGGCGAATTCTCGGAGCACATGGGTTCGAGCGCGTGAACACGGACGCCACCACGGGCGCGATTCCCGACGCTTCGGCTCCCCACTGGGGCTAACGAGGAGTGTGTGGCCCGCGGATGGCTTCCGTGATTCTGTGTGTATGTCCTACCGACATAAATCTATGCTTAGCATATTCAAAAATCTGTCAAACCTATTCTAAAATATGCCTAGCATAGTTTCAATTAGAAAACCGACACATCTATGCGAATACTGGAGCATCCTCCCTCCAGCCAGATGCGCCGCCAACGAGCAGATTGGATGAATCCAGTCGATGACGAAATCATGGAACTCTTAGATGAATCTGGAGCGGGGACACCACAATCGTTGGCGAACGAACTCACCAAGAATAACGACTATATCGGTGTTCGATGCCGAGAACTCGCTTCGAAGGGTTTGTTGGAGCGGCCATCTCGCGGACTCTACGTTTTGACTGATGAAGGGAAGCAGTATCTCGCGGGGGAATTGGACGCGAGCGAGTTGGGGTAGGACGAAAAGAGACGCAGTAGAATAGTAATTCACCAATCAACATGTTTGTAGTTATTATAATATATTTTATATTTATAGAAGGAGTGTTAAATACGTCAATCAAACACTACCTGTAATTCGGGTTCATAATTAAGCACTCCTGACCATCGTAGGTAGAAAATCAGGGCAGGTTCTGGTATCTGTACCTGCTTATTTCGGTCTTTCACATAGTCAAACACAAAGTCTTCTACCTTCTCCGAATCCTTCACCCAATCGCTCATTCGCTCTACGTCTTGAGTGATGTTTCCACTTTGTGGCGATTTTCCATCGCACTCGCCATATATTCTATTTTTCAAACTATTGAGTTTAAAACTTGTGTTTGGTTCATTGATTGCGATACCACGAAGAACAGCATTGTACCGATCTCCTTTGGTCCCATCAATAAAATCATATTTTATATTTGTATTTCCTTTTGCAGCACCACTTATCAGATCATATACTGTAGAATAGGTTTTATTTAGGCCACCCGCTACGTTCCTTAGAACCTGTTTAATTGATTGTTCTTTAGAGTTAATTCCAATTCTTTCTCTTGCTCA is part of the Haladaptatus paucihalophilus DX253 genome and encodes:
- a CDS encoding type II secretion system F family protein, with the protein product MSLGSASAGDGSSADVLTDAFYPLYDRIFPENSDFVADIEGKLAEARMSETAELYLSRGLAIGTLAGLALWLVGLFLGYLLLRFGVVGTGVWIGMPVSGTVAEALNALKVPALVFGTGVVLGAVGFLAGFGTVLVIPYSRAGARKREINMLLPDAISFMYALSIGGLNQLEILEAMAKADDTYGEVSREFQSVVQETEYFDIDYRNAIRKRALETPSDELSQFFTDMLSIINSGGNMTRFLDDKKDKHMRTAKQEQELTLETLELFGEMYMTLSLFPLLLIIILVIMSMLGKAQEMLLYGTVYALIPLTGVGFLVLVSTVKQDEVGDGFLDSGDGGDRLETVSGAGLLHLGLVEEFVGEFSVFDRIKSQEGTHTTLELLKRPHVFFRDNPLYVLGITLPTSMVLVASAVWTGTVASSVEGLRANPTWTTFVYVYIPLYVNGVPLAVFREWNVRSRHKVIRKLSDDLRKLSSANDTGLTLLESVKNVAETSSGKLADEFDRIHAKVEYGMGMKAALIEFNNRYHIPRLARTVKLISKAQEASSQITAVLTTAAQTSENQDDIARERRSRARMQVVIIIMTYLTLLAVMAILKTQFLDVMANLSASAGGNGASGASMSSSGMSFGDGIDTETLSMLFFHAVTIQAILSGFISGYIRDADLLSGVKFSVALATTALGVWVVVG
- a CDS encoding DUF7287 family protein encodes the protein MDDRGQTLNDYVLGISVFLLTVAFVVAFLPGIFTPFNAPIGDSTTARASRGATFIVGNLSVDGHPNVLDQARTATFFQRNETELRETLGFPRTTDVNVTVVEEATRTVAWTAGDAPGEHPTAATGRVVRIGAKTYRLTVRVW
- a CDS encoding DUF7288 family protein — translated: MVDDRGQAYTLEGFVGALVVLTALLFVFQSIVLTPTTAGTVDQDVKAQLRVQANDALRTADTDGALRNLTRYWNASGGFAYTNGTDVGYGTHPPCAPTVSPDGTCDSFGETLRDVFTARGYTYNLYVTYQLASDPTETATERVVYRGVPSANAVTATRDVVLYDDQRLTAPEDAGNATLEALGSGGFYAPDASDGVVYNVVEVRLVVW
- a CDS encoding DUF7261 family protein, whose amino-acid sequence is MVADAERRGLRGDDRGQLILVGAVVIAIALVGVVVVLNSVLYAENVANREPISATQDVRDAQTLVREDVGSLVRRVNDDARYDSPSAVRTAVNGSVAEYGTLIGLRIARRSPASLNLSVTDETVGTGIEQDSGGNFSDAGDGSNWTVARNADVRRYVATVNRSSLSTDPDTAFAVTTTDGAADWTLSVYRNGTNVVVRTNGSATPTASCPVAAERVRIDLRNGSAGGCSFTFADGVGDGYDVEYRNGVNASGNYSIVLNGTDATIPSGAVHTGSSASPYRTYVVYDFAVRLTYATPGLTYGTRIHTTLYEP
- a CDS encoding DUF7266 family protein, which translates into the protein MIPTRLTADDRAVSTTVTYVLTMAITAVLLGGLITAAGGLVENQRTQAVRNELGVVGERMAGELTSVDVLVQAGDDPAVRLRARHPEQVAGRYYAVELVTGGTPPCSTQQCLVLSTDDVTVTVPFATATPVQPGRVSGGTVVIEYDAVNGTLGVTKP
- a CDS encoding DUF7289 family protein, producing MTFDERGVSEVLGFIFIFSIIVASVGILYVSGVGSLTSARNAEQSRNAQRAFSALATTFDDLQRGRAPARAGEIRLSGGSLSVENETELRVVVDQTSPSAVTLNRTLSHGSLVYSFDGSVVRYEAGAVFGRSDGGSVTLRPPAFACGPDRAFVSSVSVVGAGGPSALRTDGSVLLVGRTASKELVFPTDSTPQDAAQATTVRITVASSPDDAAWRRYFEGTGWSKNGSWYECHTRRAVVRETTVAFSVRD